From the genome of bacterium:
CAGGGTGAACATGCAAGCGCTCCTGTTGATGGGTTGGCTACAGCGGCTCACGGGCGAGCCGTTTCGGTAGCAATCCTATCAAAGTTTGGCCGGAAGAACAAATCAAATGAGGGCAAATTGAGGGCGCCGGCTGGTCTCATCCGCCAACTTCAGCGGGAGGTCTTGAAGGAGGGGCCGAGGGTGGCGAAGTGGCCGGAAGACAGGCGGGCGAGGGGGCGGAGCGCCTCCGCCCGGGGGCGTCCCCGCTCGTCCAGGGCCTCCGTCAGGGTGTGGGCCTCGAGGATGCGGCCCAGAATGAGGTCGACCGGTCCCCGGCCCAGCTCCAGCCACTGCTCGACGCGGCATTCCAGCTGGGTGGGCGTGTCGGCCAGGCGGGGGGGCGCCACCAGTCGGGCGGGCAGGGTGGCCAGCCCCAGAGCGCTCAGCTCGCTTTCGCCGTAAGGGAGATCAGCGGCGGAAGCCTGGACGAGGTCCGCCTGATCGGCGGCGGGCAGGTTGACGACGAAGTCGGGCCGGGCGCGCAGGTTGCGCGCCGTGTCCTTGGGGACGCCCTCCCGCCGGCCGATGCTCACCATCATCATGGGCGGATCGGCGCACACCACGTTGAAGAAGGAGAAGGGCGCCAGGTTGACGCTCCCGTCCTCGTTCAGGGTGGTGATCCAGGCGATGGGGCGGGGCAGGACGAGGGCGGTCAGCAGATGGTAGGCCGCCGCCGGGGAGCAGGCGCCCAGGTCCAGCGCCCGGTGGCGCGGCTCAGGCATCCATCCGCCCCTCGAACCGGAAGCCGGCCTGGGTGATGGCCCGGGCCAGGGTCGCCTCCTCCGGCAGGCGGGCGGCGCTCACCACGACCAGGCCCTGCTCCAGGTGGACCTTGGCCTGCAGCCCCTCCGCCAGGGCCTCCACGGCTCGTTGCACGTGTCCGGCGCAGTTGGGGCAGGTCATGCCGGCCACGCGCAGGGTCAGTTCCATCATGGGCCGCTCTCCTCCGCTTCCGCGCCCCGCACGGCCAGGCAGGCGCGCACGGCGCCTTGAAGAATCTCCCCGTGATCGCCGGTGGCGCCCAGGCTGGCTCCCAGGTCGCGCAGCAGGCCGTCCTCCAGATGATAGAAGAGGCCATGCACCTGGACCGGCCAGCTGCGTCCCCAGGCGCCGCGCAGGATCTTGGACTGGGCCAGGTGGGCCACTTGCTCCAGCACGTTCAGTTCGCAGAGGGCCTCCGTCTGCGCCTCCGGCGCCAAAGCGGCGAGGCCCTCCCGGTGGCGCTCGCGGGTCTGGCGGATGTCCCAGATCCAGTAATCGATAAGGCCGTGGGCCGTCTCCTCCAGCGCCGCCCGCACGCCGCCGCAGTTGCCGTGGCCGCAGACGATGATATGCTCGACCCGCAGCGCCTCCACCGCGTACTGGAGCGCGGCGAGGCAATTGAGATCCCCCATCTGCACCAGGTTGGCCACGTTGCGGTGGACGAAGACCTCCCCCGGGGCCAGGCCCATGATCTCGTTGGCGGGCACCCGCGAGTCGCTGCAGCCGATCCACATCCAGCGCGGCGACTGCTGGTCCACCAGACGCTGGAAGAAGTCCGGGTCGCGGGATCGCAGGCGGGCGGCCCACTGGCGGTTGCCAGCCAGGATGCCGGCCAAGCCCGGATGATCGGACCCGGCGCCAACAGCGGCTTGCCGGCTCATGCGCGCCCCCTTTTCCAATAGCGGATGTAGAGAATGAGGCTGCCCAGGATGCCCAGGCCGGCCAGGACCAGGCAGACAGCGAGGAAGGCCCAGGGCTGCCCGGCCCAGGGGATGCCCGCCACATTGATCCCCAGCAGGCTGGTGAGCAGGCTCAAGGGCAGGAAGATGGCGGCGATGAGGGAGAGGCGGTACATGGTCGTGTTGATCTGGTCGCCCAGGGCGGCTCCCAGCTCGTCATGGGTGACCGCGGCGCGGTCGCGCAGGGTGTCCAGATCCTCCACGATGCGGACGAGGCGGTCCGCCGATTCGTGCAGGTGCCGGCGGACCGGCGGCGCCAGGGGAGCGTCGGCATCCAGGGCGAGGGCGGCCACCACCTCGCGCATGGGGGCCAGGTGCCGCCGCAGCTGGATGCATTGCCGGCGGTGCTGTCCCACCCGCTGGCGCAAGCCCGGTTTGGGCTGACGCAGCACGTCCTCCTCCAACTTGTC
Proteins encoded in this window:
- a CDS encoding heavy metal-associated domain-containing protein — translated: MMELTLRVAGMTCPNCAGHVQRAVEALAEGLQAKVHLEQGLVVVSAARLPEEATLARAITQAGFRFEGRMDA
- a CDS encoding carbonic anhydrase — its product is MSRQAAVGAGSDHPGLAGILAGNRQWAARLRSRDPDFFQRLVDQQSPRWMWIGCSDSRVPANEIMGLAPGEVFVHRNVANLVQMGDLNCLAALQYAVEALRVEHIIVCGHGNCGGVRAALEETAHGLIDYWIWDIRQTRERHREGLAALAPEAQTEALCELNVLEQVAHLAQSKILRGAWGRSWPVQVHGLFYHLEDGLLRDLGASLGATGDHGEILQGAVRACLAVRGAEAEESGP
- a CDS encoding flavin reductase family protein, producing the protein MPEPRHRALDLGACSPAAAYHLLTALVLPRPIAWITTLNEDGSVNLAPFSFFNVVCADPPMMMVSIGRREGVPKDTARNLRARPDFVVNLPAADQADLVQASAADLPYGESELSALGLATLPARLVAPPRLADTPTQLECRVEQWLELGRGPVDLILGRILEAHTLTEALDERGRPRAEALRPLARLSSGHFATLGPSFKTSR